CATCGTCCGCAGGTGTTCCGATATCAGCGAACCGTGATTAACATGCCGAAGGCTTAGGGTCTGTTGCCATTGAATCGGGAATCGCGCGCGGCCCGTGATTCAATGGCAACAGACCTTGGGGCCTGATCACAGGAGACGATGGTGACGGACGCAGACCAGGGCGCGGGGCGGACGACCAGACAGACCATACTGGTTGCCGACGACACGCCGGAAAACATCGACCTGCTGAGCGCCCTGCTGCGCCAGGACTACCGGGTCAAGGTGGCCACCAGCGGCGAGAAGGCGCTGGCCATCGTCAATTCGACCGAGCCGCCCGACCTCATCCTGCTCGACATCATGATGCCCGGCATGAACGGTTACGACGTATGCCGCCGCATCAAGGCCAACCCGGACCGGCGCGGCATTCCCATCATCTTCGTCACCGCGATGACCTCGATCGAGGACGAACGCCTCGGGCTGGAGGTCGGTGCCGTCGACTACATCACCAAGCCGATCAGTCCGCCCATCGTCAGTGCGCGCGTGCGCACCCATCTGGCGCTGTACGACCAGACACGGGCGCTGGAAGACCGCGTACGCGAGCGCACCGCCGAACTGTTCGCATCGCGCCAGCAGATCATCCGCCGGCTCGGCCGCGCCGCCGAATTCCGCGACAACGAAACCGGCAATCACGTCATCCGCATGAGCTATTACGCGCGGCTGATCGCGCAGGCGATCGGCCTCGGGCCGGAGGCGACCGAACTGCTGTTCAACACGGCATCGATGCACGACATCGGCAAGATCGGCATTCCCGACGCCGTGCT
The window above is part of the Methyloversatilis discipulorum genome. Proteins encoded here:
- a CDS encoding HD domain-containing phosphohydrolase; protein product: MVTDADQGAGRTTRQTILVADDTPENIDLLSALLRQDYRVKVATSGEKALAIVNSTEPPDLILLDIMMPGMNGYDVCRRIKANPDRRGIPIIFVTAMTSIEDERLGLEVGAVDYITKPISPPIVSARVRTHLALYDQTRALEDRVRERTAELFASRQQIIRRLGRAAEFRDNETGNHVIRMSYYARLIAQAIGLGPEATELLFNTASMHDIGKIGIPDAVLLKPGPLSKAEWAVMRQHPEIGAEIIGEHDDELLQTARTIALTHHERFDGSGYPRGLIGENIPLFGRIVAIADVFDALMTARPYKPAMPIDETLQVMGRNTGLHFDPALMEVLPSVLPDMLRINATYADTHGPMTDVDVPVAEPGDSGEGAALPA